CTAAACAAATGCACTGTACTTCCAGCCATCCACATCATGAAGCCCATCATTAGCAAATTCTTGAATGGGGTCTGCGCAACTTCCCAAGCTTTCTGCTCGAACATAAAGAAACCATGAGAtcccaaaaatccaaactATCCAATATCACTGGTGTAGCCAGGGTAAACAAAATTCAGTAAAGAAACAGCTAAAATGGTGATCCATCCGCAATCTAAACCATGCTCCGCATCAAATCTTTCTCATAATTTGTGATCAGATTACTAAGTTCAGATGTAAAGGTACAATTTTTAACCCCTCAAAATGTCCGAAATCCTGGGTCTAAAAGACGAACGcaaaaaaccctaaatacTTCAATGTTTCAATAGATGTAAATTTAGGGAGGGGAATAAAAACCTGGGCTTTCCAAGTAGATTCGGCATCCTTCTTCTGGCGACTCACAGTTGAATCGTCctagagaaaaaagaaaaaaaaaacctcaatcAAATCAATTGAGAACGAATCCAAATCCCAATTGGACgaggaagaaagagaggaaaggGCAAAAAACCTGTTCGAGGGAGGTGCGAGAGAAGCCAGGAGGATCAGGAACGTCGCGGGAAGAAGGGGAGGTTGAGTTGTCAGTCAAGTCAACGGCCCATCTTCGACCTGCTCCCATCACTCCCTTTCCcttctccatcttcttcttctcttctcttctcttctacTTTCACTCGGTCAGAAACTAGAGATTTGATACGAATATGTGCTCTCTCAACACAATGCCTCGGGTCGGCTTCTTGGTTTTTagcttgtttttttctttttcaattaaaa
The window above is part of the Prunus dulcis chromosome 1, ALMONDv2, whole genome shotgun sequence genome. Proteins encoded here:
- the LOC117615306 gene encoding ER membrane protein complex subunit 4 — protein: MEKGKGVMGAGRRWAVDLTDNSTSPSSRDVPDPPGFSRTSLEQDDSTVSRQKKDAESTWKAQKAWEVAQTPFKNLLMMGFMMWMAGSTVHLFSIGITFSALWQPISALQGVGKVFEPYKDSKVDLIAPKLLFIALNLGGLALGVWKLNTLGLLPTHASDWVSSLPPAQEVEYSGGGIPLY